TCTCCCATCGCAAGCCCGGTCCGTTTTTCCCCAAGATCAATCGCCAAATACCGCATCCTCTTCCCATTCTGAGCTCGGCGCTTGGCGAATTGCGGATGTATCGATGAATACGAGTGCCCAGTACTTCGTGCCGAATGCCCGTTGCCAAATGCCGAATGCCGAATGCCTCCCCCCTACTTCAACCTCTCCTCCACACTCGCATGCAGGTTCTTCAACTCTTCCGCCTTCGCCCGCGGCATGATCAGCGTCGCATCCTCGGTGTGTACCACGATCAAATCGTCCACACCCAAGAGCGCCACCGTGTGATTCTTCCCTCCGTTCACAATCAGGTTGTTCTTCCCTTGGTGAATCAACGAAGCGCCCGATCCGTTCGCCGTGCGATTGCCGCTCGCATCCGCGCTCAGCGTCTCGCCATAGCTCGGCCATGAACCGACATCGAGCCAGTTCACATCCATCTGCACCGTGCAAACCGAGAATTCCTTATCCTTGCTCGCGGGCTCCATGATCGCGAAATCGACGCTGATCTTCGGCAGATTCGGATAGACGCGCGCGATCGTTTCCTGCTGCGTCCCGGTCCCCCACGCCTTCTGGATCTCCATCATTCCCGCGTGGCTCTCCGGCTTGAACTTCTTGAGCGCCTCAAGAAAAGTCGAAGCCTTCCACACGAACATCCCGCTGTTCCAGTTGAACGAACCAGATTGCAGGTACGCCTGCGCGCGAGGCAAGTCCGGCTTCTCCACAAACCGCGCGACGTGGAATGCCAGCGACTTTCCATCCTTTTCAGCTCCCGCCACTCCGCGGATCGGCGTGCCGCGCTCGACGTATCCGTACCCCGTCGCCGCAAACGTCGGCTTAATCGAGAACGTCACCAACCGCTTCGGGTCCGCTTCAACGAGTTTGTATCCAAGGTCCATCCGCTCGCGGAACACATCCTGCGGCTCGATGATGTGGTCCGCGGTCAGAACCGAGAACACCGCGTCCTTGTCCAGTTTCTCGAACACCGCCGCCGCGAACCCGACCGCGTTCACCGTATCGCGCCCCACCGGCTCGCCCATGATCCGCTCGTCCGTGAACGACGGCAGATCGCGCCGGATCACCGAGCGAAATCCCTCGCTCGTGCAGATAAATCTCTTCTCGCTCGGCACCACGCCCTCGAGCCGTTCCGCGGCAATCCCGAGCAGCGACTTCATTTCAGGAGCCCCCTCCCTCTGGGAGGGGGTTTGGGGGTGGGCGCTCTTCTCGTTCGCCGCCTTCGATTCGGGGCCACTCTTCTTCGACTGAATGAACTTGATGAGCTGCTTGGGCATCTCCTTGCGGCTCATGGGCCACAACCGAGTTCCCGCTCCTCCCGCCATGATCATCGCGTATCGCATGGGAGGGGAAGATACGGGAGCGGACAGGAAATTGCCATGCTGAACCGCCCTCTTTCAAACCCGATTCCCAGGTTCCCCGCTCCGCAAAGCTCCACCACGGTCCACCGTTTCGCATAGACTCCGATCGTGACATTGACGACCGCCGAAATCGCGCAACTTCTCGCGGACCTCGAATCTTTTCGGGTCGAACGTACTCAGTCACTCGATGATTCCTCCAAATTTTGTAAGGCGATTTGCGCTTTTGCCAACGACATGCCTGCAAGCGGGTTGCCGGGCTACCTCTTCGTCGGTGTCGATCGCCACGGCCGGCCGACAGGAGACAAAATTGATGAAAGGCTGCTTGAAAGGCTCGCCGGCTACCGAGACAACGGCAACATTCTGCCGTTACCGTCAATGCACGTCTTCACGGCCACTCACAACGGAGTCGAAATCGCGGTTGTAGAAGTTCTCCCGTCCGACATGCCGCCGGTTCGGTATAACCAAACAGTGTGGATCCGTACGGGCCCTTCCGTCGATCGTGCGACTGCGGAGCAGGAACGCCGTCTTTCCGAACGTCGCGTGGACCGCGCAAAGACATGGGATTTGCAAGCTTGCCGAGAAGCCTCGCTCGACGATCTCGCGCTAGAGCTGTTTACCCTCAACTACCTGCCGCGAAGCGTGTCCAAGGAAGTGCTGGACGAGAACGGTCGCGATATTTCGCAACAACTCGCCTCATTGCGGTTTTACAGTTTGCAGTTCAATGCTCCCACAAACGGATCGATCCTGACCTTCGGCAAGTCGCCGCTTACATTCTTTCCCGCCGCATATACCCAGTATGTTCGCTACGACGGGGCTGATCAGGCCTCGCCCGTTCTAACCGAAAAACGCTTTTCCGGCGATCTCGTCGTCGTCCTTCGCGATCTCGACCGCCTAGCCAAAGACGTCGCGAACGCGCGGCCGGCGCGCCAGCCCGACTTGAGCGAGCAAACGATCTACGACTACCCCGACGTTGCGCTTCACGAACTATTCGTCAATGCGATTATCCATCGCAACTATGAGGGCTCAACCACGCCAGTATCCATCAACCATTTCACAGACAGAATCGAAATTCAAAATCCGGGTTCTCTCTTCGGAGATCTCACTAAGTCGCAATTCCCAAATGGAACTTCCTACCGGAATCCCCTCCTCGCCGAAGCCGCAAAAACCCTCGGCTTCGCCAACAGGTTCGGACGCGGAATCGCCCTCGCCAACGACCGTCTGGCCGCGAACGGCAGCCCCGCTCTCGATTATGTGGTCGGTGAGAATCACATCGCAATGATCGTCCGGAAAAAACCATGAAGACCGTCGCCTTCTTCAACAACAAAGGCGGCGTAGGCAAGACCTCCATGGTCTATCACTTGGCCTGGATGTTCCGCGACCTTGGTCATCACGTGCTTGCCACAGACCTCGATCCCCAGTCCAACCTTACAAGCATCTTCCTCAACGAACCCGATGTCGAGAGCCTCTGGCCCGAGGGCCAACACCCGCGCACCGTACTCGGCGCCATCGATTCCTTGATCCAGAAACTCGGCGACATTTCTGATTGCAGCACCCAGTCGATCGCTCCACGCCTCTCGCTGATTCCGGGCGACCTGGGCCTCAGCACTTTCGAAGATCGCGTCTCCGAGGCTTGGAGCCGATGCCTCGACGACAATCCCGCCAATGCCCATGACGCGTTTCGCGTGATCACCGCTTTCTACAGGATCATGAAAAAGGCTGCCGAGTCCTGCGGTGCCGAGATCGTCCTCATCGACGTGGGTCCCAACATCGGTGCCATTAATCGCGCGGCGCTCGTCGCGGCCGACTTCGTCGTCATTCCGCTCGGTGCGGACCTTTTCTCGCTTCAAGGCCTCAGAAACCTTGGTCCCACGCTTCGGGAATGGCGCAAAGGCTGGCGCAACCGGCTCGAAAACGGCAAGCCCCCATCCGGACTGCCCTTGCCCTCCGGGCAAATGCTCCCACTGGGATATGTGCTGCTCAATCCATCCGTCCGCGAAAATCGTCCAGTAAAATCCTACCTCAAGTGGGCTAACCGCATTCCCGGCGTCTACTCGCGCGAGGTCTTGAATTCCAAAGACACTCCAGCCGCAACGGCTGAAATCGATCCCAATCAACTGGCCATGCTAAAGCACTTCAAGAGTTTGATGCCAATGGCGCAGGACGCCCGCAAGCCGATGTTTCACCTTACCGCCGCCGATGGGGCGATCGGGGGTCACGCCGCGGCCGTTTTGGACTGCAAAGACCAGTTCGAATCGCTTGCAAATCGGATCCTGCGAGATATTGAAGCCGAATCCTCGAGCAGCGTTTCACTCCCAGAGTCAATCAACCCCTCGACGCCCGCCGCTTGAACCAACTTGTGACGTGCGACGCTGATCCGAGTTCGATTCAATCTAGCAGCTGTTGCTTCAGCCCCGTCATTGCTTCAACTCCGATCCGGCTTGGGCATCTGGCTGTGTTCGCTCACCCATCCCCCTCCCCTTCATCGCCTCCCGCAACAAAAACTCGATTTGCGCATTCGTCGAGCGCAGCTCGCTCTGCGCCAGCCGGTTGATCTGCTCCCACAGATCCGGCGGTATCCGAAGCAAAATGGACTTGCGGTCTTCGGCCATGAATCCCGACGTCTCTCTTTAGAAGCCCCCTCCCTGAGGGAGGGGGTTGGGGGAAGGGTTCGCCTTGTTTTTCTGCACCAAACTCG
The DNA window shown above is from Phycisphaeraceae bacterium and carries:
- a CDS encoding putative DNA binding domain-containing protein, which codes for MTLTTAEIAQLLADLESFRVERTQSLDDSSKFCKAICAFANDMPASGLPGYLFVGVDRHGRPTGDKIDERLLERLAGYRDNGNILPLPSMHVFTATHNGVEIAVVEVLPSDMPPVRYNQTVWIRTGPSVDRATAEQERRLSERRVDRAKTWDLQACREASLDDLALELFTLNYLPRSVSKEVLDENGRDISQQLASLRFYSLQFNAPTNGSILTFGKSPLTFFPAAYTQYVRYDGADQASPVLTEKRFSGDLVVVLRDLDRLAKDVANARPARQPDLSEQTIYDYPDVALHELFVNAIIHRNYEGSTTPVSINHFTDRIEIQNPGSLFGDLTKSQFPNGTSYRNPLLAEAAKTLGFANRFGRGIALANDRLAANGSPALDYVVGENHIAMIVRKKP
- a CDS encoding mannose-1-phosphate guanylyltransferase, coding for MRYAMIMAGGAGTRLWPMSRKEMPKQLIKFIQSKKSGPESKAANEKSAHPQTPSQREGAPEMKSLLGIAAERLEGVVPSEKRFICTSEGFRSVIRRDLPSFTDERIMGEPVGRDTVNAVGFAAAVFEKLDKDAVFSVLTADHIIEPQDVFRERMDLGYKLVEADPKRLVTFSIKPTFAATGYGYVERGTPIRGVAGAEKDGKSLAFHVARFVEKPDLPRAQAYLQSGSFNWNSGMFVWKASTFLEALKKFKPESHAGMMEIQKAWGTGTQQETIARVYPNLPKISVDFAIMEPASKDKEFSVCTVQMDVNWLDVGSWPSYGETLSADASGNRTANGSGASLIHQGKNNLIVNGGKNHTVALLGVDDLIVVHTEDATLIMPRAKAEELKNLHASVEERLK
- a CDS encoding ParA family protein, with translation MKTVAFFNNKGGVGKTSMVYHLAWMFRDLGHHVLATDLDPQSNLTSIFLNEPDVESLWPEGQHPRTVLGAIDSLIQKLGDISDCSTQSIAPRLSLIPGDLGLSTFEDRVSEAWSRCLDDNPANAHDAFRVITAFYRIMKKAAESCGAEIVLIDVGPNIGAINRAALVAADFVVIPLGADLFSLQGLRNLGPTLREWRKGWRNRLENGKPPSGLPLPSGQMLPLGYVLLNPSVRENRPVKSYLKWANRIPGVYSREVLNSKDTPAATAEIDPNQLAMLKHFKSLMPMAQDARKPMFHLTAADGAIGGHAAAVLDCKDQFESLANRILRDIEAESSSSVSLPESINPSTPAA